One Hordeum vulgare subsp. vulgare chromosome 4H, MorexV3_pseudomolecules_assembly, whole genome shotgun sequence DNA window includes the following coding sequences:
- the LOC123448293 gene encoding uncharacterized protein LOC123448293: MSRSTTPREKIIHCMPTVSRHRRQSSHLPSPRLDPQPSSSRDRIHPARYNTLTEYLLQSAEEQNCSNQQQHNTATWISTRGASAARAHEQQQLVLQVQWKISKLISEK, encoded by the exons AT GTCCAGATCGACGACGCCGAGGGAAAAAATAATCCACTGCATGCCGACCGTCTCGCGGCACCGGCGCCAGAGCTCCCACCTCCCTTCTCCTCGCCTGGATCCACAACCGAGTTCAAGCCGCGACCGAATCCATCCCGCGAG GTACAATACTCTGACAGAGTACCTTCTTCAGAGTGCAGAGGAGCAAAATTGTTCTAATCAGCAGCAGCACAACACAGCCACTTGGATCAGCACAAGAGGAGCATCAGCAGCACGGGCACACGAGCAACAACAGCTAGTTCTTCAGGTGCAATGGAAAATAAGCAAGCTTATATCTGAAAAATGA